The Agromyces sp. LHK192 genome includes a window with the following:
- a CDS encoding methyltransferase, with protein sequence MGGDAGVPATGGGREVFPSRWRSDHPDAETRDLVGRLRRDLAAAEYTVDGVAALWARTAEAARTDPGEALRRGHRVPALRALASVGDEDRAIAALVRSFLLGLAQPAELLASALPALGVDGARALGIVGPADSAGDLRALVDLRPYAFADAAGEGEWWIASDPGELAMGGALPEDHVLGVGGASTTLSGLLLQRPARRTLDLGTGSGIQALHASRFSERVVATDLSSRAVAFARFTVCLNGVESIEFREGSLYEPVAGERFDRIVSNPPFVITPRREGVPSYEYRDGGLVGDALVREVLTGAGDHLEPGGVAQFLANWEIHERPDAGDGAGADDDGLDRVAGWLESAGLEYWVIEREQLDPSEYAETWIRDGGTRPGSTAFEELHAAWLDDFAARGVSGVGFGYVLLRRPLDGAAPRLRRLERVHAAAGVNPGGLGVHLDAVLEASDRIDGLDDAALREVVTTVAGDVSEERHHLPGAESPTAILLRQGGGFGRTIDAGTALVALVGAADGELPVGVLNDAIADLLDVDRDALWAELAPQVRGLVHAGMLLPAG encoded by the coding sequence ATGGGCGGCGATGCGGGGGTTCCTGCCACGGGTGGTGGACGCGAGGTGTTCCCGTCGCGATGGCGGTCGGACCACCCCGACGCCGAGACACGCGACCTCGTCGGGCGCCTGCGGCGCGATCTCGCTGCGGCCGAATACACCGTCGACGGCGTCGCCGCGCTGTGGGCGCGCACGGCCGAGGCGGCCCGCACCGACCCGGGTGAGGCCCTGCGGCGCGGGCACCGCGTGCCGGCGCTCCGGGCGTTGGCCTCGGTCGGCGATGAGGACCGCGCCATCGCCGCGCTCGTCCGGTCGTTCCTGCTCGGACTCGCGCAGCCCGCGGAGCTGCTCGCGTCCGCGCTGCCCGCACTCGGCGTCGACGGCGCCCGCGCGCTCGGCATCGTCGGACCGGCGGATTCGGCCGGCGACCTGCGGGCGCTGGTCGACCTGCGGCCGTACGCCTTCGCGGATGCCGCGGGCGAGGGCGAGTGGTGGATCGCCTCCGATCCCGGAGAGCTCGCGATGGGCGGAGCGCTGCCCGAGGACCACGTGCTCGGCGTCGGCGGGGCGTCCACGACGCTCAGCGGGCTGCTCCTGCAGCGCCCTGCCCGGCGCACGCTCGACCTCGGCACGGGCAGCGGCATCCAGGCCCTGCATGCATCGCGGTTCAGCGAGCGGGTCGTCGCGACCGACCTGTCGTCGCGGGCGGTCGCGTTCGCCCGGTTCACCGTGTGCCTGAACGGCGTCGAGTCGATCGAGTTCCGCGAGGGCTCGCTCTACGAGCCGGTCGCCGGCGAGCGCTTCGACCGGATCGTCTCGAACCCGCCGTTCGTGATCACCCCGCGCCGCGAGGGCGTGCCGTCGTACGAGTACCGCGACGGCGGGCTGGTCGGCGACGCGCTCGTGCGGGAGGTGCTGACCGGCGCTGGCGACCACCTCGAGCCCGGCGGGGTCGCGCAGTTCCTCGCGAACTGGGAGATCCACGAACGCCCCGACGCGGGCGACGGTGCCGGCGCGGATGACGACGGTCTCGACCGCGTCGCCGGCTGGCTCGAGTCGGCGGGCCTGGAGTACTGGGTCATCGAACGGGAGCAGCTCGACCCGAGCGAGTACGCCGAGACCTGGATCCGCGACGGCGGGACTCGGCCGGGCTCGACCGCGTTCGAGGAACTGCACGCGGCATGGCTCGACGACTTCGCTGCGCGCGGGGTCTCCGGCGTGGGGTTCGGGTACGTGCTGCTGCGTCGTCCGCTCGACGGCGCCGCCCCGCGTCTGCGTCGACTCGAGCGCGTGCACGCGGCGGCGGGCGTCAACCCGGGTGGGCTCGGCGTGCACCTCGATGCGGTGCTCGAGGCATCCGATCGGATCGACGGGCTCGACGACGCCGCGCTGCGGGAGGTGGTGACGACGGTGGCCGGGGATGTCTCGGAGGAGCGGCACCACCTGCCCGGCGCCGAGTCGCCGACCGCGATCCTGCTGCGGCAGGGCGGCGGGTTCGGCAGGACGATCGACGCCGGCACGGCGCTCGTCGCGCTCGTCGGTGCGGCCGACGGCGAGCTCCCGGTCGGCGTGCTGAACGACGCGATCGCCGACCTCCTCGACGTCGACCGCGACGCGCTGTGGGCCGAGCTCGCGCCGCAGGTGCGCGGTCTCGTGCACGCGGGGATGCTGCTGCCGGCCGGCTGA
- a CDS encoding DUF1761 domain-containing protein, whose amino-acid sequence MFVDVNYWAVVLATLSTLVIGSVWYTPKVFGTRWAELAKVDLEKVGSGVGAILTTVVVSFISAWVLAIFTQTAWLAYGGGYLVLAIMVGVMLWAGFTAARFITHDAFEGRPPQLTLLNISHELVTAVVMAIIIGVWPPAGTV is encoded by the coding sequence ATGTTCGTCGACGTCAACTACTGGGCGGTCGTGCTCGCGACCCTCTCGACCCTCGTCATCGGTTCGGTCTGGTACACGCCGAAGGTCTTCGGCACACGTTGGGCCGAGCTCGCGAAGGTCGACCTCGAGAAGGTCGGCAGCGGGGTCGGGGCCATCCTGACGACCGTCGTCGTGAGCTTCATCAGCGCCTGGGTCCTCGCGATCTTTACGCAGACCGCCTGGCTCGCGTACGGCGGCGGATACCTCGTGCTCGCCATCATGGTCGGGGTCATGCTCTGGGCGGGCTTCACCGCCGCCCGGTTCATCACGCACGACGCGTTCGAGGGCAGGCCCCCGCAGCTGACGCTGCTGAACATCTCGCACGAGCTCGTGACCGCCGTCGTGATGGCGATCATCATCGGCGTCTGGCCGCCGGCCGGCACCGTCTGA
- a CDS encoding thioredoxin domain-containing protein: MAERLRDAVSPYLRAHADNPVDWHAWGPEAFREASDRDVPVMISIGYATCHWCHVMARESFEDPAIADVLNAGYVAIKVDREEHADVDATYLAAASAFTRQLGWPLTVFTDPLGRAFYAGTYFPPRAIQGVPAFGEVLAAVSEAWRERRGALEQTASEVAAAIAAAGSAGTAVPLPDDTALRSASARLAEEEDTAHGGFGGAPKFPVAPVLAFLAAGGADSRALARRTLRRMGASALRDPVEGGFFRYATRADWTEPHYERMLSDNALLLAVSADLARDVDSVEDGAGDRSAEEIARGLIAFLLEVMRLPSGGFASAQDSESVIDGRRDEGGYYRRDAAARAELAPPALDEKVLTGWNGLAIGALARAGALLDDEGGRAAIDAAASAARLLLSEHVRDDGTVLRASRDGVVSGAHAALEDTGMLAEGLLELALATGDAQWAVEARTLVDRALAAGAASGAGAFDVPGGADPVLVAHGLAMPADPAEGAAPSGLTAVARAAWLLSALGAGDRYRVAAERAMASVAELALPRPMAFGGSLRLMTELAAPLVQVVTVVPNSATDGTASIDNSAPIDGSAVGDVGAGIRALVHATRRAEASVAVVVTDDQARRFASAGFELFEGRVSDATRGAALAYRCEAFVCALPTSDPRALGGASDA; the protein is encoded by the coding sequence ATGGCCGAACGACTCCGCGACGCGGTGAGCCCCTACCTGCGGGCGCACGCCGACAACCCCGTCGACTGGCATGCGTGGGGTCCGGAGGCGTTTCGCGAGGCATCCGATCGCGACGTCCCGGTGATGATCTCGATCGGGTACGCGACCTGCCACTGGTGCCATGTCATGGCCCGCGAGAGCTTCGAGGATCCTGCGATCGCGGACGTGCTCAACGCCGGGTACGTCGCGATCAAGGTCGATCGCGAGGAGCACGCCGACGTCGACGCGACCTACCTCGCCGCCGCGAGCGCGTTCACCCGCCAGCTCGGCTGGCCGCTCACCGTCTTCACCGACCCCCTGGGTCGGGCCTTCTACGCCGGCACCTACTTCCCGCCGCGCGCGATCCAGGGCGTGCCCGCGTTCGGGGAGGTGCTCGCCGCCGTGTCCGAAGCGTGGCGTGAGCGGCGCGGCGCGCTCGAGCAGACCGCCTCCGAGGTGGCCGCCGCGATCGCCGCAGCGGGATCCGCGGGGACCGCAGTGCCGCTGCCCGACGACACGGCCCTGCGATCGGCGTCTGCTCGGCTCGCGGAGGAAGAGGATACCGCCCATGGTGGTTTCGGCGGTGCGCCGAAGTTCCCGGTGGCTCCAGTGCTCGCGTTCCTCGCGGCCGGAGGTGCCGACAGCCGTGCGTTGGCGCGGCGCACGCTCCGGCGCATGGGTGCGTCGGCCCTGCGCGACCCCGTCGAGGGCGGGTTCTTCCGCTACGCCACCCGGGCCGATTGGACGGAGCCGCACTACGAGCGCATGCTCTCGGACAACGCGTTGCTGCTGGCCGTGTCCGCGGATCTGGCGAGGGACGTCGACTCAGTCGAGGACGGCGCCGGCGACCGGTCGGCCGAGGAGATCGCGCGCGGCCTGATCGCATTCCTCCTCGAGGTGATGCGGCTGCCGTCGGGCGGATTCGCGAGCGCGCAGGATTCCGAGAGCGTGATCGACGGCAGGCGCGACGAGGGCGGGTACTACCGGCGGGATGCCGCGGCGCGGGCCGAGCTCGCACCACCCGCACTCGACGAGAAGGTGCTCACCGGCTGGAACGGGCTCGCGATCGGGGCGCTCGCCCGCGCGGGTGCCCTCCTCGACGACGAGGGTGGCCGGGCAGCGATCGATGCCGCAGCGTCGGCCGCGCGCCTGCTGCTGTCCGAACACGTCCGCGACGACGGCACCGTGCTGCGCGCCTCGAGGGACGGCGTCGTCTCGGGGGCCCACGCCGCGCTCGAGGACACGGGCATGCTCGCCGAAGGGCTGCTCGAACTCGCGCTGGCAACGGGTGACGCGCAGTGGGCGGTCGAGGCCCGCACCCTCGTGGATCGTGCCCTGGCCGCGGGCGCGGCATCCGGCGCAGGTGCGTTCGACGTGCCGGGCGGCGCGGACCCGGTGCTCGTTGCGCACGGACTCGCGATGCCCGCCGATCCCGCCGAAGGTGCCGCGCCATCGGGACTCACGGCGGTCGCCCGTGCGGCGTGGCTGCTCTCCGCGCTCGGCGCCGGCGACCGGTATCGCGTCGCGGCCGAGCGGGCGATGGCCTCGGTCGCCGAACTCGCACTCCCCCGGCCCATGGCCTTCGGCGGATCGCTGCGACTCATGACCGAACTCGCAGCGCCGCTCGTGCAGGTCGTCACGGTCGTGCCGAACAGCGCGACGGACGGGACCGCGTCGATCGACAACAGCGCGCCGATCGACGGCAGCGCGGTCGGCGACGTCGGGGCGGGCATCCGTGCGCTCGTCCACGCGACCCGCCGCGCGGAGGCATCCGTCGCCGTCGTGGTGACCGACGATCAGGCGCGGAGGTTCGCCTCGGCCGGCTTCGAGCTCTTCGAGGGCCGCGTCAGCGACGCGACCCGCGGAGCGGCGCTCGCGTACCGATGCGAGGCGTTCGTCTGCGCACTGCCGACGAGCGATCCGCGCGCACTCGGAGGGGCATCCGACGCATGA
- a CDS encoding MFS transporter: MSASTIGAIIEGYDLIIFGVYSALIFPTLFFPGSDPATGILLAFGTYFVGFLARPIGGIVFGHLGDRIGRKPIMLVTLVMVAIGTVGAGALPVYEQVGIWAPVLLLLCRVVQGVGFGGEWGGATLLSMESGRAARAALLAAFPQSGAMWGLALANFAVLMLQVRLAPDVLFDWGWRIPLLASAVLLLVGLYLRLKVEETPVFERAMSAHALVRRPLVEVVRNQPVTLVSAILVKAGSSVSVFIFTSFVLSYAPTKEISSAGVLAAVMIAAVLGGIATPFAGLLADRFGAYLIWRIGAISISVVTVAFFVAIESGAGAPSLVLLALALLPYSLMFGPEASMISRTFDPVWRYSGSSLAFNFGNVVGGGLAPVLAQTLVVTTGSGFAVAVYLVGAAAVGFVATFVLQRSAARGTGFHAAEAAAEPADAIAVARTDATSVEAEIR; the protein is encoded by the coding sequence GTGTCCGCCTCGACGATCGGCGCGATCATCGAGGGGTACGACCTGATCATCTTCGGCGTGTACTCCGCGCTGATCTTCCCGACCCTGTTCTTCCCCGGATCCGATCCCGCGACCGGCATCCTGCTCGCGTTCGGCACCTACTTCGTGGGATTCCTCGCGCGCCCGATCGGCGGGATCGTGTTCGGCCATCTCGGCGATCGGATCGGACGCAAGCCGATCATGCTCGTCACGTTGGTCATGGTCGCGATCGGCACGGTCGGAGCCGGCGCGTTGCCGGTGTACGAGCAGGTGGGCATCTGGGCGCCGGTGCTGCTGCTGCTCTGCCGCGTGGTGCAAGGCGTCGGCTTCGGGGGCGAATGGGGCGGAGCCACGCTCCTCTCGATGGAGTCGGGGCGCGCGGCGCGCGCGGCACTGCTCGCGGCCTTCCCGCAGTCGGGCGCGATGTGGGGGCTCGCGCTGGCGAACTTCGCCGTGCTGATGCTGCAGGTGCGGCTCGCGCCGGACGTGCTGTTCGACTGGGGCTGGCGGATCCCGCTGCTCGCGAGCGCGGTACTGCTGCTCGTCGGGCTGTATCTGCGGCTCAAGGTCGAGGAGACGCCCGTCTTCGAGCGAGCGATGAGCGCACACGCGCTGGTGCGCCGTCCCCTCGTCGAGGTCGTCCGGAATCAGCCGGTGACGCTGGTGAGCGCGATCCTCGTGAAGGCGGGATCGAGCGTGTCGGTCTTCATCTTCACGTCGTTCGTGCTGTCGTACGCGCCCACGAAGGAGATCTCGAGCGCGGGGGTGCTGGCAGCGGTCATGATCGCGGCGGTCCTCGGCGGGATCGCCACGCCGTTCGCCGGACTTCTCGCCGACCGATTCGGCGCGTATCTCATCTGGCGGATCGGCGCGATCAGCATCTCGGTGGTCACGGTCGCATTCTTCGTCGCGATCGAGAGCGGCGCGGGTGCTCCGTCGCTGGTGCTGCTGGCGCTCGCGTTGCTGCCCTACTCGCTCATGTTCGGCCCCGAGGCGTCGATGATCAGTCGCACGTTCGATCCGGTGTGGCGCTACAGCGGCAGCTCGCTCGCCTTCAACTTCGGCAACGTCGTCGGCGGGGGGTTGGCCCCCGTTCTCGCGCAGACCCTCGTCGTCACCACGGGAAGCGGGTTCGCGGTCGCCGTCTACCTCGTCGGCGCGGCGGCCGTCGGCTTCGTCGCCACGTTCGTGCTGCAGCGCTCGGCCGCGCGCGGTACGGGCTTCCACGCGGCCGAGGCCGCGGCCGAGCCCGCGGACGCGATTGCCGTCGCGCGCACGGACGCCACGTCCGTCGAGGCGGAGATCCGATGA
- the pnuC gene encoding nicotinamide riboside transporter PnuC, whose translation MNVFEWLFTATLTIGDQQVLWREIVGNAFGLASALGGLRRKVWAWPVGIIGNVLLFTVFMGAVFGAPNPVNLLGQAGRQVMFIVVSIYGWVAWVRHREASGVAVEPRWASWKVRVGLGVAMVGGTLLLTPIFRALGSFEPVWADAWIFVGSLLATWGMAKGWTEFWLIWIAVDLVGVPLLVSAGYYASALMYAFYGVFTFIGFLTWRRVQLTRAR comes from the coding sequence ATGAACGTGTTCGAGTGGCTGTTCACCGCGACGCTGACGATCGGCGATCAACAGGTGCTGTGGCGCGAGATCGTCGGCAACGCGTTCGGGCTGGCGAGCGCGCTCGGCGGGCTGCGGCGCAAGGTCTGGGCGTGGCCGGTCGGCATCATCGGCAACGTGCTGCTGTTCACCGTGTTCATGGGCGCGGTGTTCGGTGCGCCGAACCCGGTCAACCTGCTCGGGCAGGCCGGACGGCAGGTGATGTTCATCGTCGTCTCGATCTACGGCTGGGTCGCGTGGGTGCGACATCGGGAGGCGAGCGGCGTGGCCGTCGAGCCGCGATGGGCGAGCTGGAAGGTGCGGGTCGGCCTCGGGGTGGCGATGGTCGGCGGCACGCTGCTGCTCACGCCGATCTTCCGGGCGCTCGGCTCTTTCGAGCCGGTCTGGGCCGACGCGTGGATCTTCGTCGGGTCGCTCCTCGCCACGTGGGGCATGGCCAAGGGGTGGACCGAGTTCTGGCTGATCTGGATCGCGGTCGACCTCGTCGGCGTGCCGCTGCTCGTGAGCGCCGGGTACTACGCGTCGGCCCTGATGTACGCCTTCTACGGCGTGTTCACCTTCATCGGGTTCCTGACCTGGCGGCGGGTGCAGCTCACCAGGGCGCGGTGA